Below is a window of Coleofasciculus sp. FACHB-T130 DNA.
AACTTGGTGTCGAAGGTTCTTACTTCGTTGTGCCTATATTTAAATTAGCACTTGATTCTCCAACCCAACTCGTTCGTTAAATTAAATTCATATCCCTTTATGTGTCGAAATCTTTAAAAATGCTAGTTCAAAAATGAAAGATTTGCGATACACCGATAACAAAGCCCCCTCCAATATTAGGAGGGGGCTAGATTGCAAAGTTTTAGTCGTTATTGACCCGTACTGCTTGACCCACCAGTTGTCGAACTGCTTCCCGGTGTGGTGCCGGTGGTTCCGTTGGTGGTCGAACTGCCTCCCGGTGTGGTGCCGGTGGTTCCATTGGTGGTCGAACTGCTTCCCGGTGTAGTGCCGGTGGTTCCGTTGGTGGTAGCACCGCTATTCGGTGTGGTGCCGGTGGTTCCATTGGTGGTCGAACTGCTCCCCGATGTGGTGCCGGTGGTTCCATTGGTGGTAGCACCGCTATTCGGTGTGGTGCCAGTTGGATTTTGGGTGCCTGGGGTGGTGCCAGAAGTATTCGTTCGAGTTGAGTTCTGACGCACTGAAGGCGCGGTTAGAGTTGTACTAGGACTTGATTGAGTAGTCCCAGAAGTATTCGTGCGAGTTGAGTTCGACGGTTGAGAAGGCGTTACGTTAATATTTGTCTGATTTCGAGTCGGTTGTTGCCCGGAACTCGGAGGAACTGTAATGTTTACATTTGGCGCTCTTTGAGCAGGCGGTGCGTTTTGTGTCTGAGGAACCTGAATCACTGTAGGAGCCTTCTCAACTGTGGTTCTTTCGATAATTCTCTCTTGTGTAGGCTGTTGAGAAGCGCCCGATGAAGACGTATCTGGTGCAGTTGAGTTCGGTGCAACAGAAGCTGAAGGTGAAGGGGAAGGTACGGGAACCACCACAGGCGCAGGCGCAGTGTACTCTTCTACCTGCTGATTTCGTTGGTTGAGGAAGTAGAGGGCACCGAGGGTCAACCCTAGCAGAGAGGTGAGGGCAATCCCTATCAACAAGCCTCTGGCGGCATTATTATTATCGCGGATTTCTTGTCCTTCCTCGTTGACGCGGCGCTCGGAAACGCGACCGTGGACATAACCATCTCGATAGGAGGTCACTTTGCCTGGGTCTACAGTGCCATTCCCGTGAACCGTGTTAGTTGGGCCAACCGGATTATGGGGAGAAACCGGCTGATTTGGGTTCTGGGGAACTTCACGGTTATCGTTATTGCGATTTTGTAGGTTAGACATGAGTATTACTACAACTCCTGAATGGTTTAAAGGCAGAAAAGGATGTTTAAAACTGTTTATGGTCAGTAGATTTGAGCAACGCTGTCTCAACCAAGCCTAGCTAGCAAGGTTAGGAGCCTACCTCGCGCAGAGTTAGAAACATTGTTTTCAATGTCCCCTGTCCTGCTTGTTATTGAGGTGCTGGAACGAGTTCCTGAATTTCCTGAATATTTATCTACAGTTCTTTCAAAGATGGTTGTCTTTTTCTCGATGCTTTGAGAGGGACTGTCATTGGGAACAGGCACAGAGGGTAGAGAAGATTCATTTCGCTGAGCAACGAAGAACAGAGTTCCAACGAGGAAACTTACAATCGATGTGAAAGCAAGATTCATCAGCAAATTAGTCAAGGCATTGGTATTCTCATCAACGAGATAGCTCTGTTCCTGAAAACGACGTTCAGAATTGCGACCTTTAAGGTACTCATTCTGGTAGGAAACCCGTTCAGAATTGCCTCTACCCTGATAGACCGATTTAGGCCTTTGATTGTTATCGGTTCTAGGGTGGTTGTACATGAATGTCGATCGAACTCTTTGTGTCAATCAGGAAACCGAGAAGACCCTGATTTTTTTAGATTGATTGGCAACTACAAGCTAAGGAAGTTAATACTCAGCTGTCTTGTCCTTATAAGCAATACGATATCCGTTAGTCTTGCCTGAATCTCTCTATCTGAGAATGGATTGTCTCCTCCATCCAAGGATTGAGATCGAAAAATCGAAAGGAAGAAGTCCGTGAAAACAGCACGCAGTTGTTCAAAAAAGCGTAAAAAAAACCGTTTTCATCAAGAAAACGGATTTGTGTCATTTTATTTTTTTATAATTGCTATTTAATTAACGCAGCAAAACGTTCCAAGTCGCTGGACCCACTACACCGTCGGCGTCTAGCTTAAATCTTTGTTGAGCAGCTTTGACCGCAGTTTGAGTCGTTTCACCAAAGACACCATTCACCGTTCCTTTGAAAAAGCCAAGGGTTCGCAGGCGCTGTTGCAAACTGGTAACGGCTGGGCCTTGCGTTCCCAGCCTCAGAACTGGAAAATCGAGCTGTCTGGGCTGCTGCGGGTTCGTCCGTGTCTGAGAGCTAGGAGCAGCAGTTGTGGAACGGTTAGCGGTGGTTCTGGCAGCGGTTGCCGGACGGTTGGGGGTTCTGGCAGTGGTTGCCGGACTGTTGGAGGCTGGAACATTCACACTGGGACGGGAAGTTGCCGCTGGTCTGGGATTGGCAGCGGTGTTTGTCGTAGTTGGGACGGGAAAAGATGCTGCCCCGGTGGTAGAAATTGTTGACGCTGAAGGAGACGGGATAACCAGTGGCGTCGCGGCTACTGTAGATTCCGATGGTGGGGCGACTGGAAATAAACGCTTCCAGGTTTCTGCACCCACGATTCCATCCGGTGCTAAACCAGCGGCTTGCTGAAAACGGGAAACTGCGATCGCGGTATTTTCCCCGTACACGCCATTTACGTCGCCATTATAGTAACCCAATAGTTTAAGAGCTGCCTGGAGTTCCGCTACTTCAGTCCCTTGGCTACCAGGTCGTAACGTTTGCCGAGTAACGGTTGCGGATGGAAATGTTTGAGCGATTTCTTTGGCATCACTGGGGATCGCCATAAAAGGCAAAAGTAAAAAGGCAAAAGGCAAAAGAATGTTTTTTTTCATTTTTACTTTTTCCTCTTGAGTTTACAAAAAGGCAAAAGGATGTTTTTTTCATCGCTTTTTCCTCTTGACTTTACAACGCGATTGGAAAAAGCGAAAAGGTTCAAGAAAAAATCTTTCATTTTTACTTTGTCTTTTTACTTTTTTCCTTTTTTAATTTTTAATGTCTAATTTTTCGGCTGGACCAACGAGAGAGACATAAGGTTCGGTAAAATACCGGGAAGCCACTTTTTGGATCAACTCTGGGGTGACGCTGGTAACTTTTTCCTGAAACTCGGTATCAAACTCAATTCCCAGCCCCAAAATTTCGTACCAGCCGAAAACTTGAGCCAGCTGAGCATTGGTTTGTTTGCCGAGAGCGTATTGACCAAGCAGCTTGTTTTTGGCAGCTTGTAGCTCCCGATCGCTCAGTTGAGTGGTGCAAAGGCGTTCCACTTCAGTTCGCAAGCCTTCATAGGCGATCGCGGTGTTTTCCGGTGCCGTGCCCATATATACCACAAACTGAGAGGTTTCTAGCCGAGTCGGATAAAAAGCTGAGACATCGTAAGCCAATCCCCGCTTCTCGCGCAGTTCCACAAACAAACGGCTAGAAAGACCGTTGCCCAAGTAAGTATTGAGCAGTTTCAGGCAGGCGTAGTCGGTTTCTTGCACGGATGGCGCGACGTAGCCTAGCATCACGATTGATTGTTGCGTATCTTGTGGGGTAGCGCAAGAGATGGGTTCAGAGGTGATTTGGGGCAGACTGAGGGTAGGTAGAGGGGTGGTTCCACTCTGCCAATCTCCAAACACTTGATTAACCAAATCAGTGGCGTCTTGGGGAGTCAGGCGACCGGCAATACTGATAACTAGGTTATCGGGACGGAAATACGTCTGATGGTAATGCTGGAGGTCAGCGCGGCTTAAACCAGAGACGGTAGCTTCGGTGCCCAGGCTGGAGAATCCGTAGGGATGATTCTGGTACATGGCTTGCCGCAGCTGGTCGAAGGCGATGGTGAACGGCTGTTCCTGCTGGGAGCGAATATCCTGCAAAGCGAGACGCCGTTCCAGTTCCACTTCGGCTTCTGGAAAGCTAGGCGATCGCAATAATTCTCCTGCCAGTTGCAACATCTCCGGAAAATCTGCGGATACTGTTTTGAGACTCAGCAAGAAATAATCCGCAGCCGCATCAGCACCGAGACTGGCTCCCACTGACTCTACTTGCTCGGCAATTTCTAGGGAAGAAAGGCGATCGGTTCCTTTGGTGAGTACCGTGGATAGCAGGTGAGAAAGTCCCGCTTTTTCTCGTGGCTCCCACCGACCTCCAACCCGTGCAAAAATTCGACCAGCAATAATATCAGCCGCTGGATTTTCCACCGTAAT
It encodes the following:
- a CDS encoding peptidoglycan-binding protein — its product is MKKNILLPFAFLLLPFMAIPSDAKEIAQTFPSATVTRQTLRPGSQGTEVAELQAALKLLGYYNGDVNGVYGENTAIAVSRFQQAAGLAPDGIVGAETWKRLFPVAPPSESTVAATPLVIPSPSASTISTTGAASFPVPTTTNTAANPRPAATSRPSVNVPASNSPATTARTPNRPATAARTTANRSTTAAPSSQTRTNPQQPRQLDFPVLRLGTQGPAVTSLQQRLRTLGFFKGTVNGVFGETTQTAVKAAQQRFKLDADGVVGPATWNVLLR
- a CDS encoding pitrilysin family protein, which translates into the protein MTQSVTRSLANPTIHRSVLDNGIVLITVENPAADIIAGRIFARVGGRWEPREKAGLSHLLSTVLTKGTDRLSSLEIAEQVESVGASLGADAAADYFLLSLKTVSADFPEMLQLAGELLRSPSFPEAEVELERRLALQDIRSQQEQPFTIAFDQLRQAMYQNHPYGFSSLGTEATVSGLSRADLQHYHQTYFRPDNLVISIAGRLTPQDATDLVNQVFGDWQSGTTPLPTLSLPQITSEPISCATPQDTQQSIVMLGYVAPSVQETDYACLKLLNTYLGNGLSSRLFVELREKRGLAYDVSAFYPTRLETSQFVVYMGTAPENTAIAYEGLRTEVERLCTTQLSDRELQAAKNKLLGQYALGKQTNAQLAQVFGWYEILGLGIEFDTEFQEKVTSVTPELIQKVASRYFTEPYVSLVGPAEKLDIKN